One window from the genome of Kosakonia cowanii JCM 10956 = DSM 18146 encodes:
- the rep gene encoding DNA helicase Rep, whose amino-acid sequence MRLNPGQQQAVEFVTGPCLVLAGAGSGKTRVITNKIAHLIRGCGYQAKHIAAVTFTNKAAREMKERVAQTLGRKEARGLMISTFHTLGLTIIKREYAALGMKANFSLFDDTDQVALLKDLTEGVIDDDKVVLQQLISTISNWKNDLLTPQQAAAQAAGERDRIFAHCYGLYDAHMKACNVLDFDDLILLPTLLLQRNEEVRERWQNKIRYLLVDEYQDTNTSQYELVKLLVGQRARFTVVGDDDQSIYSWRGARPQNLVLLSQDFPALQVVKLEQNYRSSGRILKAANILIANNPHVFEKRLFSELGYGTELKVLSANHEEHEAERVTGELIAHHFINKTQYKDYAILYRGNHQSRVFEKFLMQNRIPYKISGGTSFFSRPEIKDLLAYLRVLTNSDDDSAFLRIVNTPKREIGSATLQKLGEWAMVRNKSLFAASFDVGLNQTLTGRGYEALTRFTQWLGEIQRLAEREPIAAVRDLIHGIDYESWLFETSPSPKAAEMRMKNVNTLFGWMTEMLEGNELDEAMTLAEVVTRFTLRDMMERGESDDESDQVQLMTLHASKGLEFPYVFLVGMEEGLLPHQSSIDEDNVDEERRLAYVGITRAQKELIFTLCKERRQYGELVRPEPSRFLLELPQDDLIWEQERKVISAEERMHKGQANVATIRAMLAKAKGQ is encoded by the coding sequence ATGCGTTTAAACCCCGGACAACAACAAGCCGTCGAATTTGTCACCGGACCTTGCCTGGTGCTTGCAGGCGCGGGATCCGGTAAAACACGCGTGATCACCAATAAGATCGCCCACCTGATCCGCGGCTGCGGCTATCAGGCGAAACATATTGCCGCCGTCACCTTTACCAATAAAGCGGCGCGCGAAATGAAAGAGCGCGTGGCGCAGACATTGGGGCGCAAAGAGGCGCGCGGATTGATGATCTCCACCTTCCATACGCTGGGGCTGACCATCATCAAGCGTGAATATGCTGCGCTGGGCATGAAAGCCAACTTCTCACTGTTTGACGATACCGATCAGGTGGCGCTGCTGAAGGATCTTACCGAAGGGGTGATCGATGACGATAAGGTCGTGCTGCAACAGCTGATCTCAACGATCTCTAACTGGAAAAACGATCTGCTGACGCCGCAGCAGGCTGCTGCGCAGGCGGCGGGCGAGCGGGATCGCATTTTCGCGCACTGCTATGGTCTGTACGACGCGCATATGAAGGCGTGTAACGTTCTCGACTTTGACGATCTGATTTTGCTGCCGACGCTGCTGTTACAGCGAAATGAAGAGGTGCGCGAGCGCTGGCAGAACAAAATCCGCTATCTGCTGGTGGATGAGTACCAGGACACCAACACCAGCCAGTATGAGCTGGTAAAACTGCTGGTTGGCCAGCGCGCGCGTTTTACGGTGGTAGGGGATGACGACCAGTCGATCTACTCCTGGCGCGGCGCGCGTCCGCAAAACCTCGTTCTGTTAAGCCAGGATTTCCCTGCGCTGCAGGTGGTGAAGCTGGAGCAGAACTACCGCTCTTCCGGGCGCATTCTGAAAGCGGCCAACATCCTGATTGCCAATAACCCGCACGTTTTTGAAAAGCGTCTCTTTTCGGAGCTGGGCTACGGCACGGAATTAAAAGTTCTTAGCGCCAACCATGAAGAGCATGAGGCCGAGCGCGTGACCGGCGAGCTGATCGCCCATCACTTCATCAATAAAACGCAATATAAGGATTATGCGATCCTCTATCGCGGCAACCATCAGTCGCGCGTGTTTGAAAAATTCCTGATGCAGAACCGCATTCCTTACAAAATTTCCGGCGGCACCTCGTTCTTCTCGCGCCCGGAAATTAAGGATCTGCTCGCTTACCTGCGCGTACTCACCAATAGCGATGATGACAGCGCCTTTCTGCGCATCGTTAATACGCCGAAGCGCGAGATTGGTTCCGCGACGCTGCAAAAACTGGGCGAATGGGCGATGGTGCGCAATAAGAGCCTGTTTGCCGCCAGCTTTGATGTCGGCCTCAACCAGACGCTCACCGGGCGTGGTTATGAAGCGTTAACGCGCTTTACCCAATGGTTAGGCGAAATCCAGCGGCTGGCGGAACGCGAACCAATCGCCGCAGTGCGCGATTTGATTCACGGCATTGATTACGAATCCTGGCTATTTGAAACTTCGCCCAGCCCGAAAGCCGCTGAGATGCGGATGAAAAACGTCAATACGCTGTTTGGCTGGATGACTGAGATGCTCGAAGGCAACGAGCTGGATGAAGCGATGACGCTGGCCGAAGTGGTCACGCGCTTTACCCTGCGCGATATGATGGAGCGCGGCGAAAGCGATGATGAATCGGATCAGGTGCAGTTAATGACCCTGCACGCCTCGAAAGGCCTCGAATTCCCCTATGTCTTTTTAGTCGGCATGGAGGAGGGGCTGTTACCGCACCAGAGCAGTATTGATGAGGATAACGTCGACGAAGAGCGACGTCTGGCTTATGTGGGCATTACCCGCGCGCAAAAAGAGCTGATCTTTACCCTCTGCAAAGAGCGTCGCCAGTATGGCGAGCTGGTGCGCCCGGAGCCGAGCCGCTTCTTGCTGGAGCTGCCGCAGGACGATCTTATTTGGGAGCAGGAGCGCAAAGTCATCAGCGCTGAAGAGCGGATGCATAAAGGCCAGGCCAACGTCGCCACTATTCGCGCCATGCTGGCAAAAGCGAAGGGCCAATAA
- the ilvC gene encoding ketol-acid reductoisomerase has protein sequence MANYFNTLNLRQQLAQLGKCRFMTREEFADGASYLQGKKVVIVGCGAQGLNQGLNMRDSGLDIAYALRAEAIAEKRASWRKATENGFKVGTYEELIPQADLVVNLTPDKQHSDVVRTVQPLMKDGAALGYSHGFNIVEVGEQIRKDITVVMVAPKCPGTEVREEYKRGFGVPTLIAVHPENDPKGEGMAIAKAWAAATGGHRAGVLESSFVAEVKSDLMGEQTILCGMLQAGSLLCFDKLVAEGTDPAYAEKLIQFGWETITEALKQGGITLMMDRLSNPAKLRAYALSEQLKGIMAPLFQKHMDDIISGEFSSGMMADWANDDKKLLTWREETGKTAFETAPQYEGKISEQEYFDKGVLMIAMVKAGVELAFETMVASGIIEESAYYESLHELPLIANTIARKRLYEMNVVISDTAEYGNYLFSYACVPLLKEFMTTLQTGDLGKAIAEGAVDNAQLRDVNEAIRSHEIEKVGHKLRGYMKDMKRIAVAG, from the coding sequence ATGGCTAACTACTTTAATACACTGAACCTGCGCCAGCAGCTGGCGCAGCTGGGCAAATGTCGCTTTATGACGCGTGAAGAATTTGCTGATGGCGCAAGCTACCTTCAGGGTAAAAAAGTGGTCATCGTCGGCTGTGGCGCGCAGGGTCTCAACCAGGGGCTGAATATGCGTGACTCCGGTCTGGATATCGCTTACGCCCTGCGTGCAGAAGCCATTGCTGAGAAGCGCGCCTCCTGGCGTAAAGCGACTGAAAACGGTTTTAAAGTCGGCACTTACGAAGAGCTGATCCCGCAGGCGGATCTGGTGGTAAACCTGACGCCGGACAAACAGCACTCTGACGTTGTGCGTACCGTTCAGCCGCTGATGAAAGATGGCGCGGCGCTTGGTTACTCTCACGGTTTCAACATCGTCGAAGTGGGCGAGCAGATCCGTAAAGATATCACCGTAGTAATGGTGGCACCGAAGTGTCCGGGTACCGAAGTGCGCGAAGAGTATAAACGTGGTTTCGGCGTGCCGACGCTGATTGCGGTTCACCCGGAAAACGATCCGAAAGGCGAAGGCATGGCGATTGCCAAAGCCTGGGCCGCAGCGACCGGCGGTCATCGCGCTGGCGTGCTGGAATCCTCCTTCGTTGCCGAAGTGAAATCTGACCTGATGGGCGAGCAGACTATCCTCTGCGGCATGTTGCAGGCGGGCTCGCTGCTCTGCTTTGACAAGCTGGTGGCGGAAGGTACCGATCCGGCCTATGCGGAAAAACTGATTCAGTTCGGCTGGGAGACCATCACCGAAGCGCTGAAGCAGGGCGGTATCACACTGATGATGGACCGACTCTCCAACCCGGCGAAACTGCGTGCTTATGCGCTCTCCGAGCAGCTGAAAGGCATTATGGCACCGCTGTTCCAGAAGCATATGGATGACATCATCTCCGGCGAATTCTCCTCCGGCATGATGGCTGACTGGGCGAACGACGATAAGAAACTGCTGACCTGGCGTGAAGAGACCGGTAAAACCGCGTTTGAAACCGCGCCGCAGTATGAAGGCAAAATCAGCGAGCAGGAGTACTTCGACAAAGGCGTACTGATGATCGCGATGGTGAAAGCGGGCGTTGAGCTGGCATTCGAAACCATGGTCGCTTCCGGCATCATCGAAGAGTCGGCGTACTACGAGTCTCTGCACGAGCTGCCGCTGATCGCCAATACCATCGCGCGTAAGCGTCTGTACGAAATGAACGTGGTGATCTCCGATACCGCCGAGTACGGTAACTACCTCTTCTCATATGCCTGTGTGCCGCTGCTGAAAGAGTTTATGACCACGCTGCAGACCGGCGATCTGGGCAAAGCGATTGCTGAAGGTGCGGTAGATAACGCGCAGCTGCGTGATGTGAATGAAGCGATTCGCAGCCATGAGATTGAGAAAGTGGGTCACAAACTGCGTGGATATATGAAAGATATGAAGCGTATCGCCGTCGCAGGCTGA
- a CDS encoding MaoC/PaaZ C-terminal domain-containing protein, whose amino-acid sequence MIRRYGAQDIERWAQFSGDRNRVHFDKAFAIKNGLKGIIVQGMLTLLDAKLLLAESLEQTSMLHFYIKKPVPIDTDIEISVKSDGERRSVAVKVGSDPQNIAITAAVLAQKPPDPPVCACPVAVNGQTIQTHLEQLRLCYPHITHQWVMFDTLLFSICFNQRKDDYFKKQAEKIAKHHPLENITTYHVANKIFIHQRLITGGELNYSHLQYLVEDKDIYIDKDSAYNTFTIHVLENDEIIFQSSIDCLTRIYDRSQES is encoded by the coding sequence ATGATAAGACGCTATGGTGCGCAGGATATCGAGCGGTGGGCGCAATTCTCCGGCGATCGTAATCGTGTTCACTTTGATAAAGCCTTTGCCATAAAAAATGGCCTGAAAGGTATTATCGTGCAGGGCATGCTCACTTTGCTTGATGCGAAGTTACTGCTGGCGGAGAGCCTCGAGCAAACCTCTATGCTCCATTTCTATATTAAAAAGCCGGTGCCGATAGATACGGACATTGAGATAAGCGTGAAGAGTGACGGGGAGAGGAGAAGTGTCGCGGTTAAAGTAGGCAGTGATCCGCAGAATATCGCTATTACGGCGGCGGTTTTAGCGCAAAAGCCGCCGGATCCCCCCGTATGCGCCTGTCCTGTGGCAGTCAACGGGCAAACTATCCAGACGCACCTTGAACAATTGAGGCTCTGTTATCCACACATCACCCATCAATGGGTCATGTTTGATACGTTGCTCTTTTCAATTTGTTTTAATCAACGGAAAGATGACTACTTTAAAAAGCAGGCTGAGAAAATAGCTAAACATCATCCTTTAGAAAATATTACGACCTATCATGTGGCGAATAAGATATTTATTCACCAGCGATTAATTACCGGCGGCGAATTAAACTATTCTCACCTCCAGTATCTGGTCGAAGATAAAGATATTTATATCGATAAGGATTCTGCTTACAACACCTTTACTATTCATGTGCTGGAGAATGATGAGATTATTTTCCAGTCCTCTATCGATTGTTTAACCAGAATTTACGATCGCTCGCAGGAAAGTTAA
- a CDS encoding beta-ketoacyl-[acyl-carrier-protein] synthase family protein: MDAVAHHGQRVVITGYGAICSLGENSEQIWQAIRDKKSGYEIWDDPGKGVGAKFFGRVTSPLNLSRFSRKVLKNAPRFAEFGLIAADETITMAFGNEQDIFSHYDPCDCGVIFGTGWAGFDCSTINYYAYSDPHSLTASAHSCFHSMPSIGTSLITVNWKLRGYQNSPVAACATGNIAIGDAYEIIRSGKARMMIAGGGESLMQPFTVWSVDILGALSKEQQDVVKACCPFSLDRSGFILSEGAATVCLERLEDALARNATIYGEVVGYANHSDAYVNLTAPAPDLIGRVTTIQRAMAYAGLGVEDIDYINAHGTSTPMNDYNETLVLKEVFGERAQAIPVSSTKSYTGHLIAAAGGAETIFCLKSMADRMIPATINLQRPDPKCDLNYVPNNHLFGQKLDHVVNVNYGFGGANSCLVLKRFSA; encoded by the coding sequence ATGGATGCTGTTGCACATCACGGACAACGCGTTGTTATTACCGGCTATGGCGCCATTTGCTCATTAGGCGAGAATAGCGAGCAAATATGGCAAGCGATACGCGATAAAAAATCAGGGTATGAAATATGGGACGACCCGGGAAAAGGCGTCGGTGCTAAATTTTTCGGTCGGGTAACTTCTCCCCTTAATCTCTCCCGCTTCTCCAGAAAAGTCCTTAAAAACGCCCCGCGTTTTGCCGAGTTTGGCCTGATTGCCGCCGATGAGACCATCACCATGGCCTTCGGTAACGAGCAGGATATTTTCTCCCACTACGATCCATGCGACTGTGGCGTCATCTTTGGTACCGGCTGGGCAGGGTTTGATTGCTCAACTATCAACTATTACGCCTATTCCGATCCCCATTCGCTGACTGCGTCGGCGCACAGCTGTTTTCACTCGATGCCGAGCATCGGCACTTCACTTATCACCGTCAACTGGAAGCTCAGGGGCTATCAAAATAGCCCGGTTGCCGCCTGTGCCACGGGTAATATTGCGATCGGCGATGCCTATGAAATTATCCGCAGCGGAAAAGCGCGCATGATGATTGCCGGTGGCGGCGAAAGCCTGATGCAGCCTTTCACCGTCTGGTCTGTCGATATTCTTGGTGCCTTGTCGAAAGAGCAGCAGGACGTTGTTAAGGCCTGCTGTCCTTTCAGCCTCGACAGAAGCGGATTTATCCTCTCCGAGGGCGCCGCAACAGTCTGCCTTGAGCGGCTGGAAGATGCGCTGGCGCGTAACGCGACCATCTACGGTGAAGTGGTGGGCTATGCGAATCACAGCGACGCTTACGTTAATCTCACCGCGCCTGCGCCCGATCTTATTGGCAGAGTGACCACCATCCAGCGGGCGATGGCGTATGCGGGGCTTGGGGTTGAGGATATTGACTATATCAATGCCCACGGTACCTCGACGCCGATGAATGATTACAACGAAACGCTGGTGTTAAAAGAGGTGTTTGGCGAGCGGGCGCAGGCTATTCCGGTCTCCAGTACCAAATCTTATACGGGCCATCTTATTGCTGCGGCTGGCGGGGCGGAAACGATATTCTGCCTGAAAAGCATGGCCGATCGGATGATCCCGGCGACGATAAATCTTCAACGGCCAGACCCGAAGTGCGATCTTAACTATGTCCCGAATAACCATCTGTTCGGTCAGAAATTAGATCACGTTGTGAATGTGAATTACGGCTTCGGCGGGGCAAACAGCTGCCTGGTCCTGAAGAGGTTCTCCGCATGA
- the fabG gene encoding 3-oxoacyl-ACP reductase FabG has protein sequence MGNKKWVLVTAGSRGIGAAIVKELVRQDYHVVFTYKNNSALAAVLMHSLNVNHEVCWCYPCDVASVESVKALSETLRKNHGTPYAIINNAGITKDALSFTMSLDDWLDVINTNLNSLFYLNHCLLNEMLMQRDGCIININSVAGLRGNVGQANYSASKSAQYGFTKTLAREVGNFNIRVNCIAPGPVKTDMLSALPEKAVSQLVKMTPLRKLGQPEDVALMVAFLLGRGGKHITGQTFVIDGGLSI, from the coding sequence ATGGGTAACAAGAAATGGGTTTTAGTCACGGCAGGTAGCCGTGGCATCGGGGCTGCTATTGTCAAAGAGCTGGTGCGGCAAGATTATCATGTTGTTTTTACCTACAAAAATAATAGCGCGCTTGCGGCCGTGCTTATGCACTCGCTTAACGTTAATCACGAGGTTTGCTGGTGCTACCCCTGTGATGTGGCGAGCGTTGAATCGGTGAAAGCACTCAGCGAAACATTGCGTAAAAATCATGGCACTCCCTACGCGATTATTAATAACGCCGGCATTACTAAAGATGCGCTCAGCTTTACTATGAGCCTGGATGACTGGCTGGATGTGATTAATACCAACCTCAACTCGCTCTTTTATCTCAATCACTGTCTGCTTAATGAGATGTTAATGCAGAGGGATGGCTGCATTATCAATATTAATTCTGTGGCTGGCTTACGCGGCAACGTCGGTCAGGCGAACTATTCAGCATCAAAATCCGCGCAGTATGGCTTTACCAAAACGCTGGCCAGGGAAGTGGGCAATTTTAATATTCGCGTGAACTGCATCGCGCCCGGCCCGGTGAAGACCGACATGCTTTCGGCGCTCCCGGAAAAAGCCGTTTCACAGCTTGTCAAAATGACCCCGCTGAGGAAGCTGGGCCAGCCCGAAGATGTGGCGCTCATGGTTGCTTTTCTGCTCGGTAGAGGCGGGAAACATATCACCGGACAGACCTTTGTTATCGACGGCGGCTTGTCCATTTGA
- the ppiC gene encoding peptidylprolyl isomerase PpiC, translated as MAKTAAALHILVKEEKLALDLLEQIKNGGDFEKLAKKHSICPSGKKGGHLGEFRQGQMVPAFDKVVFSCPVLEPTGPLHTQFGYHIIKVLYRN; from the coding sequence ATGGCAAAAACCGCAGCAGCACTGCATATCCTTGTTAAAGAAGAGAAACTGGCGCTGGACCTGCTGGAGCAGATCAAAAACGGCGGCGATTTCGAGAAGCTGGCGAAAAAACACTCTATCTGCCCGTCAGGCAAGAAGGGCGGTCACTTAGGTGAATTCCGCCAGGGCCAGATGGTTCCGGCGTTCGATAAAGTGGTCTTCTCCTGCCCGGTGCTGGAGCCAACCGGCCCGCTGCACACCCAATTCGGTTATCACATCATCAAAGTGCTGTACCGCAACTAA
- the ilvY gene encoding HTH-type transcriptional activator IlvY, with translation MDLRDLKMFLHLAESRHFGRSARAMHVSPSTLSRQIQRLEEDLGQPLFVRDNRTVTLTEAGEELRVFAQQTLLQYQQLRHTLDQQGPSLSGELHLFCSVTAAYSHLPPILDRFRAEHPSVEIKLSTGDAADAMEKVVTGEADLAIAGKPETLPGAVAFSMLENLAVVLIAPALPCPVRNQVSQPDPDWSTVPFILPDQGPVRRRIELWFRRHKISNPSIYATVGGHEAMVSMVALGCGVALIPEVVLENSPEPVRNRVMILERSDEKTPFELGVCAQKKRLHEPLINAFWHILPGH, from the coding sequence ATGGATTTACGCGATCTGAAAATGTTTCTGCACCTGGCGGAGAGCCGCCATTTTGGCCGCAGCGCGCGCGCCATGCACGTCAGCCCCTCAACACTTTCGCGCCAGATCCAGCGGCTGGAAGAAGATCTCGGCCAACCGCTCTTTGTACGTGATAACCGCACCGTCACGCTGACCGAAGCGGGCGAAGAGCTACGGGTTTTCGCCCAGCAGACGTTATTGCAGTATCAGCAGCTGCGGCACACTCTCGATCAGCAAGGCCCATCGCTCTCTGGCGAACTGCATCTCTTCTGTTCTGTGACTGCGGCGTATAGCCATTTACCGCCGATACTCGATCGTTTTCGCGCGGAACACCCGTCGGTGGAGATTAAGCTCTCTACCGGCGATGCCGCCGATGCGATGGAAAAAGTGGTGACCGGCGAAGCGGATCTGGCGATTGCCGGCAAACCGGAGACGTTGCCAGGTGCCGTAGCCTTTTCAATGCTGGAGAATCTCGCGGTCGTGCTGATTGCCCCGGCGCTGCCCTGCCCGGTACGCAACCAGGTCTCGCAGCCCGATCCGGACTGGTCGACGGTGCCGTTTATTCTGCCGGATCAGGGGCCGGTGCGCCGCCGTATTGAACTCTGGTTCCGCCGCCATAAAATCAGCAACCCGTCGATTTATGCCACTGTCGGCGGTCACGAAGCGATGGTTTCGATGGTTGCGCTGGGCTGTGGCGTAGCGCTAATCCCTGAAGTGGTGCTGGAGAATAGCCCTGAGCCGGTGCGCAACCGCGTGATGATCCTTGAGCGTAGCGATGAAAAAACGCCGTTCGAGCTTGGCGTCTGCGCACAAAAAAAGCGGCTGCATGAGCCGCTTATTAACGCGTTCTGGCACATCCTGCCGGGCCATTAA
- a CDS encoding metal-dependent hydrolase, with protein sequence MDLKLRAVPQEVYGVMELNENFNFQWNPDPVSSLIGLGTSYVLEFFEFYGERIGDYYDEFIQGSPQKDERFAVFVTQEKRHAAAHRKLNNFITKGIAPPVREKFHPRVYDFLYGAYKEMAEPIIGGIERDKASGKKAEGAFFKEAVRSIAIFESQVCMTGLSFFENLFENGRFELVSNLSGNLGVLYLLGYHYTEEMEHCCVSIEAFETIYQEKVWTRALVDQHIHSRDLLASQVLLSTLHVARMLNQELTVEQITNSVAYQYREQMAKKYIVEGFNAREPEILARRKSLVERWDNEWEPRLLEKIAQRIRAGA encoded by the coding sequence ATGGATCTTAAATTAAGAGCGGTACCGCAGGAAGTGTATGGCGTGATGGAGTTGAATGAGAATTTTAATTTTCAGTGGAACCCCGATCCCGTCTCTTCGCTTATTGGCCTTGGTACATCTTATGTGCTGGAGTTCTTCGAATTCTACGGTGAGCGCATTGGTGATTACTACGATGAGTTTATTCAGGGATCGCCGCAAAAGGATGAGCGCTTCGCCGTCTTTGTGACGCAAGAAAAGAGGCACGCGGCGGCACACCGGAAACTCAATAACTTTATTACCAAAGGCATCGCTCCACCGGTTCGGGAGAAGTTCCACCCGCGCGTTTATGATTTTCTGTACGGTGCTTATAAAGAGATGGCCGAGCCGATTATCGGCGGCATCGAGCGCGATAAGGCGAGCGGCAAAAAAGCTGAGGGTGCCTTTTTTAAAGAGGCGGTACGCAGCATCGCGATATTTGAAAGCCAGGTGTGCATGACCGGGCTCTCTTTCTTTGAAAACCTGTTCGAAAACGGCCGCTTTGAATTGGTGAGTAATTTGTCTGGCAACCTCGGCGTGCTCTATTTACTGGGCTATCACTACACCGAAGAGATGGAGCACTGCTGCGTTTCCATCGAGGCGTTCGAAACTATTTATCAGGAGAAAGTCTGGACCCGCGCCTTAGTCGATCAACATATCCATAGCCGCGACCTGCTTGCCAGCCAGGTCCTGCTTTCAACTCTGCATGTCGCCAGAATGCTTAACCAAGAGCTTACCGTTGAGCAGATCACCAACAGCGTGGCCTACCAGTATCGCGAGCAGATGGCGAAGAAATACATCGTAGAAGGGTTCAATGCCAGAGAGCCGGAGATCCTGGCTCGCCGCAAATCGCTGGTTGAACGCTGGGACAACGAGTGGGAGCCGCGTTTGTTAGAGAAGATCGCGCAGCGTATTCGCGCAGGTGCCTGA
- a CDS encoding phosphopantetheine-binding protein, producing MSENLDHFLRSLIDKLTDYDIAELNHDTPLEALELVSLDFVTIKVEAKTVLGIDIDLNALAQSQAETYGDLIRYLQKNVFQGE from the coding sequence ATGAGCGAAAATCTCGATCATTTTCTACGGTCGTTAATTGATAAGCTAACGGATTATGATATCGCAGAGCTTAATCACGATACCCCCCTCGAAGCGCTGGAACTGGTTAGTCTTGATTTTGTGACAATTAAAGTCGAAGCGAAAACAGTGCTCGGCATTGATATCGATTTGAATGCATTAGCCCAGTCGCAGGCTGAAACCTACGGCGATTTAATCCGCTATTTGCAAAAGAACGTTTTTCAGGGGGAATAA
- a CDS encoding class I SAM-dependent methyltransferase family protein, with product MMTQTSQMQHFVSHDNQQIPYQLFPARAQNGPAAAIVLWYRNADLKEKIAALGLPECTFFAIDFTPGTINAETPDGSSVLSLQSYYFQQFIEHITMQHGLRTQDIALMAHHECAVVIAAWMVDYAPEIRSVTLFSPRFLLRKRDLLLALLKKPKAWNTLRDLRYTSQRIFRSAFAWPTPTQLVLTQTDRRAVAGTLMTFYANLGSSAKTVLMKPDSGFGCPGQLWDRAMLAQTRAFLRLHFSQHHPVPSLFDSWQQGATWEEYERLRMPEKALLRRGYWMLANFALRVLGHCSSGIRIGLETGFDSGASLEYVYQNQPTGKGAVGRAVDRYYLNTLGWRCTRQRKHQVEALIAMAASLLAQQGQVVRLLDIAAGQGRYILDAIEKIEPPVEHLLLRDFDAANVEEGNRLLLQRGLNERARFEQGDAFSPADLATLPADRTLAVVSGFYELFSDNNLVLASLNGLANAVKKGGYLVYTTKLWNPKLALMARVLPSHQKGAFWLLRRRAQREIDQMVKRAGFAKVTQRVDGWGLFSVTLAKKVR from the coding sequence ATGATGACGCAGACCAGTCAGATGCAGCACTTTGTCAGCCATGACAATCAGCAAATACCTTACCAGCTCTTTCCGGCGCGCGCGCAAAATGGACCTGCGGCGGCCATCGTGTTGTGGTATCGCAACGCGGATCTTAAAGAGAAAATTGCCGCACTCGGGCTGCCGGAGTGTACCTTTTTCGCCATCGATTTCACCCCCGGCACGATCAACGCAGAGACGCCCGATGGTTCATCGGTGCTCTCGCTACAAAGCTATTATTTTCAGCAATTTATTGAGCATATAACCATGCAGCACGGGCTGCGCACGCAGGATATTGCCCTGATGGCGCACCATGAGTGCGCGGTAGTTATCGCCGCATGGATGGTGGATTATGCCCCGGAGATCCGCTCCGTTACGCTCTTCTCGCCGCGCTTTTTGCTGAGAAAACGCGATCTCTTATTGGCGTTGCTTAAAAAGCCAAAGGCGTGGAACACGCTGCGCGATCTGCGCTATACCAGCCAGCGTATCTTTCGCAGCGCATTCGCCTGGCCGACGCCGACGCAGCTTGTGTTGACGCAAACCGATCGCAGGGCCGTTGCGGGTACGTTAATGACTTTTTATGCCAATCTGGGTAGCAGCGCAAAAACGGTGTTAATGAAGCCGGATAGCGGCTTCGGCTGTCCTGGTCAGTTATGGGACAGGGCTATGCTGGCCCAGACACGCGCCTTTTTGCGGCTGCACTTCTCTCAGCATCACCCGGTGCCTTCGCTATTTGATTCCTGGCAGCAGGGCGCAACATGGGAGGAGTATGAGAGGTTACGTATGCCGGAAAAAGCTCTGTTACGGCGCGGCTACTGGATGCTGGCAAATTTTGCGCTGCGCGTCCTGGGGCACTGCTCTTCGGGGATTCGAATAGGGCTGGAGACCGGTTTCGACTCCGGCGCGTCGCTGGAGTATGTCTATCAAAATCAACCGACGGGTAAAGGCGCTGTGGGCAGAGCGGTTGATCGCTACTACCTCAATACGCTTGGCTGGCGCTGTACGCGACAGCGCAAACATCAAGTTGAAGCCCTGATCGCAATGGCGGCGTCGCTTCTGGCGCAGCAGGGTCAGGTGGTACGCCTGTTGGATATCGCCGCCGGCCAGGGCCGCTATATTCTCGACGCGATTGAAAAAATAGAGCCGCCGGTGGAGCATCTTCTGCTGCGCGATTTTGATGCTGCCAATGTGGAGGAGGGGAACCGTCTGCTGCTGCAGCGAGGATTAAATGAGCGCGCGCGCTTCGAGCAGGGCGATGCTTTTTCACCCGCCGATCTCGCGACGTTACCTGCCGACCGTACTCTGGCGGTGGTGTCGGGCTTCTATGAACTCTTCAGCGATAACAACCTGGTGCTGGCCTCGCTCAATGGCCTCGCCAACGCGGTGAAGAAAGGGGGATATCTGGTCTATACGACCAAGCTGTGGAACCCAAAACTGGCGCTGATGGCGCGCGTATTGCCCAGCCACCAAAAAGGCGCGTTCTGGTTACTGCGTCGGCGCGCCCAGCGTGAGATCGATCAGATGGTGAAGCGGGCCGGTTTTGCCAAAGTGACTCAGCGGGTAGATGGCTGGGGACTGTTCAGCGTGACGCTGGCGAAAAAGGTGAGGTAG